The Anoplopoma fimbria isolate UVic2021 breed Golden Eagle Sablefish chromosome 1, Afim_UVic_2022, whole genome shotgun sequence region atgatagtcaaaaataccattaaaatgcataattgtatgtaaaatagcatcaaaaaattttgccgctgtgttgggggccctgtaaagattcttttcatggggcccaaaatccctagcggcgcccctgatTACATGTACTTTTGATATTAACCTATACCTCTACTTTACAGGAATATTGTAATGGTGTAAAATTGCTACTTTCACTAAAGTACAAGATCTGATAACTCCTCCACCACAGAAATAAATTGCCATCTCTTACCagttttattcttgttttgcGTCTAAGGCAAcactttgtgactttttttttattgatattgacggaaaatgtgaaagtgaaagcatGTCTACAACTATGCCAACCAACCATGAACCACCAACTAGTTAAATAGCCCAACAACAAAGCAGTTTTATAGAATTACTTCCCCttatgtgaaaatgttaaaGTGGTTTTGTGGACACTATACTGGGCTGGCATGTGATGTGACCATAcatttaattgcttttaaaagtgAGAAGTGACTGCTGAGTAGATGCAGTGCCCTTTCTAGAGTTGTagacaaatcaaatatatttttttacatactttccCCTTAATTTTCCCCTTCATGAGATAATTTAAgcctatcttatcttatctcacaCATATTATGGCAGACAATTTCCAGCTTTGtttatgatgtatttttcattaCCACAATTGTCTTGTACTTTCAAAAATAAGTTATGTTTGTATGACAGAATTTGTATCTATTTACAAACTACTGAAAGGAATAACCTGGTAATTGTAGACAATAACCAGTGACAGCATCAAGTTTCATTGAATGACTCAGTCATTGAAATTAGTTATTTTGTCCATGAACATGCCGTTAACACCTAGCTGCTCGGTGAAGCATGAAGTTCGAGACGCTTTGCATTTCAAATGTGACAGAAAAccaacttccttttttttctggcgATGTCGGTTACACTCGACACAGTTTTCCCTTCTCTGTTACATTCTGTTGCTATCATCGGATTGTGTCACACTGTTGCAACAGTTCTTTGTTCAGCCACTGTCTTAGAATTTCTGTATATGGGACAGATAAGATCCTTTGAAGAGATGCAATCATTAACCTTTCTTTACAGGAAGGATTTAGCAGGCGTTGAACAGACATGATGAGGTAAACAACATGCCTGGTAAGTTCATTTCTGAAAACCTATTGTTATGCATTTGAATACTGAAACTGACTGTGCAATAAGTATGATTGTTCGTGCTTTCATGGCCTTTAGGATTTACGATTGGGCTAGGAAGGGTTCAAAGATATCAATATGTAGGCTACAATCAAGTCAGAAATATTCAAAGTTTGGTTTTTCCCCCTCCAGGTTGGATCCAGAAACTTTGGAATTCAAGAGTATCTTCATCATCACGACGTGAACAAGAAACAATGGTGGCAGAAAAGTCAGTGTCTTCTGCCAGCAGTCTTTCAACTTCACCCTCATCTAAATCATCATGCTCCTCTTCGTCATCATCATCCCTGTTGACAACCCCTACAAAACCACAACAGCCACAGTCTGCTCCGAGGTCAATGCTGCGATGGAGCAGAAAGTATGACGTGTTCGTGTGCCACAGCCCGGTGCACGGTGACATTGAAGAAGCTTTACGCCTGGTCTCTTTCCTGGAGGCATCACCCCGGAGCCTGAGGTGCTTTCTAAAGCAGAGGGACACCTGTCCAGGAGGTGCAATTTCCACAGAGTTATGTGAGGCAGTGCAGGACAGCCACTTAAGAGCTCTGCTGATCACTCCTGACTTCCTGCAGGATGACTGGTGCAAGTACATGATGCACCAGGTTCTGGCAGAGGGGCCTATGTCCAATCGGATTATCCCCCTGGTTCAGAACATGTCCAACTCTCAATATCCTAAGGAACTGAGATTCTATTACTACATTGACCTGGGCAGGAATCCTGAACGGGGTTATACTCTTGTGAACAACACTGTGCTCAAGTGTGAGTTATGGAAAATATTATGTTCTTTGGGACAATTtcataaacatacagtaccagtcaaaagtttggacacaccttctcattcaactactttgaagaatctaaaatataaaacatattctggtttgttgagcatttgtttgtttaccacataattccatatgtgttccttcatagtttggatgtatctacaatgtagaaaaaaataaaaataagtaaagcaTTGTGGTTCTTGTAAACTCTACTTGAAATGAGTCCAACGTTTTTGGAGGGCAAGCCACCCTTAATAAtctcttcttgttttcttttccagttCTTAAAGACCTGGCTAAAAGTGAGTAGACACTTGATTGAAATATGGACAACTCTAGCGATGGACTAAGTGGAGAAGAAAGCTCCCAAAAAGACAAGCTAATGTCAAAGTACAACCCCACTCTGACTTCCATACCACTGGAAGTAATAGAGAAGAGAGATGAAAGCTTCAATGGTGttcatgatcatcatcatcatcatcggtAATGAAAGACTGTGTTGAAGGGTCTTAAAGGAATGTTAAGCTACagctttgtctctttttatgtACGTTAccagcattgtgtgtgtgtgtgtgtgtgtgtgtgtgtgtgtgtgtgtgtgtgtgtgtgtgtgtgtgtgtgtgtgtgtgtgtgtgtgtgtgtgtgtgtgtggatattcATGCATGCGTGAACAGGAAGCTGTTGATTCAAAGCAGCACTGAGGCTAATGTCCTGTGTCAGATGTAGAGTAGAGTTGGTGCAACACCTGAACAAACAGCAGTTTGCAATAACTACTGTTTATGAGAACCTGTCATGAGAACTTCTCTTTGTAGTCTCAGCTTGTTACACATAATTCAGGCCAATTGCAGCCAAAGGGCATTAAGAATGCCATATATGCACGAGCACCtcctttttaaaacagttaaaaaatgaCAGAGGGCTGTAAAAGGATGACACTATTGTGAAGCATAGTGTTTACCACTAGGTGGTGTGATTTCCACTTCTTTCCAATTGCGAGTGCAAGTGAGGAGATGCCAGTCTTGATAGTGTGATATCTCTCAGGTAATTTCAAGCTGTTACCAGAAACCAAAATGATCTCAATAACAATGTggctcttgtgtgtgtgtgtgtgtgtgtgtgtgtgtgtgtgtgtgtgtgtgtgtgtgtgtgtgtgtgtgtgtgtgtgtgtgtgtgtgtgtgtgtgtgtgtgtgtgtgtgagaaaaaagagaataaaaaaagggaagaacaCATCCATGACTAACGTGTGATTCCTACTGAGAAAAGTAACAACTTTATGTTTCCTTCTACTGTCCGCAAACCATCTCTTGTGTAGGGCTCTGGCTAACCTAATATTCCAAGTCACAATATGCCTGACTGGTTTTAGCTCAGCTAATTGGAATAAAGTCTGAACATGTTGAAGAACTGGAAGGAACAgccttttttccctctttccaCACAAAAACTTGATTCTCGGATAGATTAAATGTCCTTGGCACCTTCCCTGGTTAATCAAGCGCACTGGCATTGCTTTGCTTAGTTGGCATTTGGCCCATTGGAGATAGAATATCAGTTATTTATTGAGTTAACTGGAGCATGGCGTTTGTGAttcttgatcttttttttttttttaaacgcagtTGACACCATCTGCTTCCTAAAAGTGCTACATGTTCTTTTTCTCCCACTTCCCTACCTTCCAAAACCACGACAGACATTTAACACCACAATAAAAGAGCCTTGCTAATCGCCTCTTTTGTGGCAAGCCAACATTGTAACATTAAAATTTAGTTGCATCTCTGAAAGGCACAGATGTTCtatgaggcttttttttttgttgttgtcataaCAACTCCCCTTCCAGATGACACATGATGAAGGCTAGTCATTGTCGGGAGAGAagccctgcagctgaaaaatagCTGGGAAGAATACTACAGAAATAGATGAACTTCTCAGTTGTTTGGCTAACACTAAATggcaaattgtcatttttaaacttcACCTTTTGTGCGGATTAAACAAATGCCATATAGCGTGTTAATTAGTGGGCGTCAGAGATGCAGGCATGTTGATTTTGTTACTGTAGATCTTCACATTACAttcagcaagaaaacaaacaagtgtatttcccaaaatgtcagactATCCTTTTAAGTTAGCTGTCTTCAAAAAACACTGGtgttatgttgttgttgatgtaacATTGTGACATTGTTTGCATGTGGAGGTTCAGCCAAACTTCAAAGTCAGTATCCCAGCACGCTAAATTTACTTGCCTCTTGCTTAAGACATGCTTGTTTAATTTGGTGTGCTAAAGCTGCTTTCTATGCTCAAGCAAGCATATTATAATAATCAGGCAGGTCCTGATGGTTACAAATGGATCCATCATCTGTCTCCTGGACAGTAGTCAGCTGTCTTCGCTTAAGTTGCATGCAAgattttgcaaatattttctttccaaaTTTATGTAAATGGTAGCCTTAAATCACTTTGGTCTACAGAAGTTTGGCTGAAAGGCTCGTGTCTTGTGCCGTGACTTGTCGAGTGTTCTCTTTTACTAACATGTTTTCTATCGCTGAGGCAAGtctaaaatgtgtgtaaatcGGCTTAAAACGGACTAAAACTAGGACAAAGTTGACTAAATATGACTAAAACCTCCACGGACTTTTAAACTCTGGACTAAGACTAAAGCTGCTGGAGCATGCTATGTGTCAGCATCCCAGCGCTTCCAGCATAAAGCaagaaatgaaagagaggagagagttcaGGCCACGGGGATGGCAAGCTGATGTGCTTTTGACCACCAACAGTATGGGAAAGCACTCAGCTGTTAGCCAGCATGGTGGTCTCCACTGGGCGTGGTAGTACCGACCTGCATGTTTCTATCTGTGGTGAGTAAATTCAGCTCGCCGTGCTACATTGAAACACCAGCTGGGTTAATTAAAGGAGAGCAGGAGATCCAAACGTTCCATTAGGTTTCTAGTGAACGTAGGCCATAGAGTGCAATGAGACTCGAAGATTCTGCAAGTCAAATGCAAGGGCACAGTGGTTTTACATACGAAATGTAAGATGGGCTTTTAACAAAGTTTTCTAACACAGCAGCACTATTTGTTGTAGATGCAGTCGGGTAAAACAATGTCTAACTCCTACTTTCCCACAAAACAATAaggtttcataaaaaaaagctgcaaaaaagtATTCTATTGTCctgatgttgtgtgtgttttttaatgctttaatggtgtctttttggggggggaaacatCCTTTTGTATTACAAGTAAAGGTTTGAtctgaaataaactgaacagagatatttaaaaatacaagacTCTGATGTCTCCATGTTTTCGGCAGAAGACCTGTTTAGGATCTTTTGGCAAATAATGTGAAATGCTTGTATGCTTACACTAagcatacaaaaaaatgtcatctgtAATACAGAAAAGTCCATCTGGCATGTCTGCGTGAGAGgttttttcttcactattttcTGCATTTGGTGCAGACAGACTGAAAAGCACCCGTTGTATGCTGAGTCAAATGTGATTTATGGCCACCATAACTAGATGTAAATTAAATGCTGCAGTGAAAATACGTAGGCTTGTAAAAGAGGGATGCACGCAAGCTCTTTCAGACTATTTACAGAACCCTGACATTGTCCCAGGTCTGGAGCCAGCAAACATTTGCCTAGTGTTATCTTTAAGTTTACCTTTGTGCAAAACAATTTGGTTGCCAACAGATACATTAGAGGAGACAGTGGTTATTCACAATCGAATTAAAGATTTatgttctaaaataaaacatcatcagTTTGGAAAGAAAGGGAATAGTCCCAGGTACCTGGAAAGAAACTTACTTAttcatcaaatgtttaaattctCAAAAATAAGATTTGACATGGACTATTAATAAAAGGCATGATTATGGTAAATAAATTGGATTTAATATATCCTCTCTAAACAGCCTGAGAAGCTCAGTCCCTGAGTTTTAGTCTGTTATCTCCTTTACAAACAGAGATTTACAATATCACAGCCAACACCAACAAGCCTCTCCAGATGTCGGTGCCTCTGGGAGAAATATACAGTTCCACTGAGGAGAGATTGAGCAAACCATCAAAATTAGCAGAAGTTCACTGACATGGAAACAATCATTAACCTCTGCATGTCAGTTTCAGCCCCACAGGCAGCCTACATTTATGCTGCCCTGGTATTTGGATGTGTCTGGATCTGCCTCTATCAATCATTGTGGACGAAGCGCACTTAGAATTGCTGCATCCCTGTGggcaaaaaaagacataattctCATCAAGCTGTCTCTTCGTGTGCAGACGAAGGCTCTGCTCAAAACAGCCTCTGTAATGCCTTTCCAATGCTTAAGATGCACACTAAACACCCCATTCAACCAGTTCTGACTGTGGTGTTGGTTCTTTGGTATGATAAAGGGCCTGCATATTCTCAGGAGTTATTGAACAACATGATACTTCTCACTTCCTTATTGACACAGATGTAGCcttataaagacaaaaaaaaagaaccgcAGGAGTTGAGGATAAAGCTTGATAACAATGAGCAACAGATTTTCAGTGTAAAAGTAAAGATTGCCCAACTAGCTGGGGGGAGTTTCAAtacaattgttaaaaaaaaaagcatcaaatgttttcttccaAGTTCACTCATAGTCAACATGAGCAACTAGcatcaatatatacatatatataacaaaatcaattcctctttaatatttaatagaGGTTCCCAAAAGGGAACAGAGACTTGCAGGGAAATTAATCTTGTGACAGGAACTAAGAACTCAATAGGCTACTGCGCTAAAGTACAACTAAAGGGCACTTGTGCTGCTATTGAGCAATTCCATTTTCACCCTTGTATTTCACTGTGTcttactttgcagattctgattctgaatacaaaacatcatcatcaacaaaTACATCATGATGGTTAATTTGGTTTTTATACATTAATATGTAACATTACAGTGATGTtgacattaatgcatcaataattataatacaatagcACAATTTGGATTATTCAGAATTGAGCCATCCTCTCAAAGCACTTTGTGAAATAGTCAAAGTGTAGTttgataaagacaaaaaaaagaaccgCAGGAGTTGAGGATCTACTTGATAACAATGAGTCTACTTTTCAGTGTAAAAGTTTTGAATAGCTGGGGACTTTGCAATACAATTGTTAACAGAAACAACTAACCTACTTCTTCCTCActgcttgtgtctgtgtttctgtaacattaatgtaatgtttttgaaaataaataaatcttatacttttcaacattttgaatgcaggactctCACTTGTAACAGAGGTGACTAACCTACTTCTTCCTCActgcttgtgtctgtgtttctgtaacattcagaggtttaaaaaaaaaaaaagtatttccagATGTTCTCCCATAAAAGTCTAGTCTGGAGCGGATTGAAGATGCATGTGGCAAATAATCACAAGAACCTGGAGATATCACATGGGATGGTTTTCGATGACCTGCCCGCTCTCTAAGTTCAACGCCAGCACTTAGTCAGGTTTGGACTTGCACATTTCCAAAGGCGTGCTATTTGGATCTTGTTCTCTCCGGTGCGCTCTCTCCCGCATTGCGCATGCGTCGCCGCAGCGTTGAGCGGAAAAGGAACGCGCTGTAACAGAAAAGGGAGAGTGCTCCAATAAaacgctatatatatatatatcactatatatatatacaccccGCCTATGGTCTGCGTGCACGCTGCTTGTTGAGAGAGATGAACTTTGAAGCTTACATCACATCGTCATCATATTTGTCGTTTTCCAGGCAGTGCGTGTCACCAAAAGCACCGTGAACTTGGTTGCAACATTGTACCGTTACAGCAGGCTCGCTGCGCGGATTAGAGCTCATCCGTCGGGCAGCGTTGCTGGTAAGTAAAAACCCTTCAGAGCTGATAGGCAGCCTATGTGtgcatggattttttttattttctttttatttgtaacatggCTCATTGGATCACAAGATATAT contains the following coding sequences:
- the tirap gene encoding toll/interleukin-1 receptor domain-containing adapter protein — encoded protein: MPGWIQKLWNSRVSSSSRREQETMVAEKSVSSASSLSTSPSSKSSCSSSSSSSLLTTPTKPQQPQSAPRSMLRWSRKYDVFVCHSPVHGDIEEALRLVSFLEASPRSLRCFLKQRDTCPGGAISTELCEAVQDSHLRALLITPDFLQDDWCKYMMHQVLAEGPMSNRIIPLVQNMSNSQYPKELRFYYYIDLGRNPERGYTLVNNTVLKFLKDLAKSE